Proteins encoded together in one Nostoc sp. PCC 7524 window:
- a CDS encoding M16 family metallopeptidase, with amino-acid sequence MHRYKVNSRKQIENHRNSEQHKPPFRLLSKFKISQSKKLFYALSLAVAFLIVTFNFTLAVTATTKHYTELQLAPLPEIKLPKYERFVLENGMVVYLAEDHELPFVGGTALVRTGTRWEPADKVGLASIVGAVMRTGGTKKHSSDELDNLLAQRAAAVETAIAQSNGAAAFTALSEDLDLVFGLFTEVLREPVFAQEKLDLAKNQVKDSIARRNDDPNSIAAREFRKLIYGKDSPYARTAEYATVNRITREDLLKFYQQYFNPNNIILGIAGDFDTSKMRSLIQAQLGDWQPHPNITKPQLPEVSPANTGGVFFVNQPQLSQSTVLMGHLGGRLDNPDNGALSVLNEVLNGWGGRLFNELRSRQGLTYGVEAFWSPNYDYPGLFIAGGQTKSATTVQFIKALQTEIKRIQEQRVTPQELALAKESTLNSFVFAFQEPGQTLLRLMTYEYYGYPADFLFRFQKAVAATTAADVQRVAQQYLKPDNMVTLVVGNQTAIQPPLTQLATQVTPIDVTIPGS; translated from the coding sequence ATGCACAGGTACAAGGTGAATAGTAGAAAGCAAATAGAAAATCACCGAAATTCTGAGCAGCACAAACCGCCGTTTAGACTGCTCTCAAAGTTCAAAATTTCCCAGAGCAAGAAGTTGTTTTATGCTTTGAGTTTAGCTGTTGCCTTTTTAATTGTGACTTTTAACTTTACTCTGGCAGTGACAGCAACGACCAAGCATTATACCGAGTTACAGCTTGCCCCACTACCTGAGATTAAACTACCCAAGTACGAGCGATTTGTTTTAGAAAACGGCATGGTTGTGTATTTGGCGGAGGATCACGAGCTACCTTTTGTGGGTGGTACAGCGTTAGTGCGTACAGGTACTCGCTGGGAACCAGCAGATAAAGTTGGTTTAGCTAGTATTGTCGGAGCAGTCATGCGAACTGGAGGGACTAAAAAGCATTCGTCTGACGAACTAGACAACTTGTTGGCACAACGGGCAGCTGCGGTGGAAACTGCCATTGCCCAATCTAATGGTGCTGCTGCTTTTACAGCACTCAGTGAAGATTTAGACTTGGTATTTGGTCTATTTACTGAGGTGTTGCGAGAACCAGTGTTTGCTCAGGAAAAGTTGGATTTAGCTAAAAATCAAGTGAAAGATAGTATTGCTCGTCGCAATGACGATCCAAATAGTATCGCCGCCAGAGAATTTCGTAAATTAATCTATGGTAAAGATAGCCCCTATGCGCGCACGGCAGAGTATGCCACGGTAAATCGCATTACTCGTGAAGACTTGCTGAAGTTCTACCAACAATATTTCAATCCCAATAATATAATTTTGGGGATTGCGGGGGACTTTGATACCAGTAAAATGCGATCGCTCATCCAAGCTCAGTTAGGTGATTGGCAGCCCCACCCCAACATCACTAAACCCCAACTACCAGAGGTATCACCAGCCAACACAGGTGGTGTCTTTTTTGTCAATCAGCCGCAACTCAGCCAAAGTACAGTTCTCATGGGGCATTTAGGAGGACGCTTAGACAACCCCGATAATGGTGCGCTGAGTGTGTTGAATGAGGTATTAAATGGATGGGGCGGACGCTTATTTAATGAATTGCGATCGCGTCAAGGGTTAACTTACGGTGTAGAAGCTTTTTGGAGTCCCAACTACGATTACCCTGGACTTTTCATTGCTGGTGGACAAACCAAATCTGCTACTACTGTACAGTTTATCAAAGCCTTACAGACTGAAATCAAGCGTATTCAAGAACAAAGAGTAACACCACAAGAACTAGCTTTGGCTAAAGAGTCTACACTTAACTCTTTTGTGTTCGCATTTCAAGAGCCTGGGCAAACCTTGTTACGGTTGATGACATACGAATATTACGGTTATCCTGCCGATTTTTTGTTTCGCTTCCAAAAAGCCGTAGCAGCAACCACAGCAGCTGATGTACAGCGAGTCGCACAGCAATACCTCAAACCAGATAATATGGTGACTCTGGTAGTGGGCAATCAAACTGCCATTCAACCGCCGTTGACGCAGTTGGCAACACAGGTAACACCGATAGATGTAACGATTCCTGGTTCGTAA
- a CDS encoding M16 family metallopeptidase has translation MILTILWWGIVPEVARTQTQTAFTPQKLLQTNKTQTPATSSSIQPYLDEAVKRVTEFRLDNGLKFIVLERHQAPVVSFVTYADVGAVDEPDGKTGMAHVLEHLAFKGTTRIGTKDYKAEKPLLDRLEQLDAQIQAAKADGKKDEVTRLQAEFEQVKLQAAKLIKQNEFGQIVRQAGGQNLNAMTSRDATLYFYSFPANKLELWMSLESERFLEPEFRREFYQEKDVVLEERLQYQNLPSAVMWEKFFETAFKVHPYRRPIAGYEEDLRNLTPKDVQQFFETHYVASNLTIAIVGDVNPAEVKKLAQNYFGRYKSKQKTVSPIPTEPPQTQMREVTLHLPSQPLYLEGYHRPALNHPDDAVYDIIGDLLCCGRTSRLYKSLVEQQQLASDLAGASSTPGNKYPNLIVLSAATTSGHTVDELAAVLHKEIDKLKTEPVAVTELQRVKHQVRANLLASLKSNMAMAEQLSAYEVKTGSWQNLFKYLDEIAVVTPADIERVAKTTFTPENRTVGKLLSPEG, from the coding sequence ATGATCCTAACAATTCTATGGTGGGGAATAGTGCCAGAAGTCGCCAGAACCCAGACTCAGACAGCATTTACTCCCCAAAAGCTACTGCAAACAAACAAAACTCAAACCCCAGCAACCTCAAGTTCAATACAACCTTATTTAGATGAGGCTGTTAAGCGAGTCACAGAGTTTCGTCTCGATAATGGACTCAAATTTATTGTTTTGGAACGGCATCAAGCACCAGTAGTTTCCTTTGTCACTTATGCGGATGTGGGTGCTGTAGATGAACCAGATGGAAAAACTGGTATGGCTCATGTTCTTGAGCATTTGGCATTTAAAGGGACGACACGCATTGGGACAAAGGACTATAAAGCAGAAAAACCCCTATTAGACCGCTTGGAACAGTTAGACGCTCAAATTCAAGCAGCAAAAGCCGATGGTAAAAAAGATGAGGTTACTCGGTTGCAAGCCGAGTTTGAGCAAGTAAAGTTGCAAGCAGCCAAACTGATTAAGCAAAATGAGTTCGGGCAAATTGTCAGACAAGCAGGAGGCCAGAATTTAAATGCTATGACTTCTAGAGATGCCACCCTTTATTTTTACAGCTTTCCTGCTAATAAGTTGGAACTGTGGATGTCGCTAGAGTCAGAGCGGTTTCTAGAACCAGAATTTCGGCGGGAGTTTTATCAAGAAAAAGATGTCGTTTTAGAAGAGCGACTTCAGTACCAAAATTTGCCTAGTGCAGTGATGTGGGAGAAGTTTTTCGAGACTGCTTTCAAAGTTCATCCCTACAGACGGCCAATAGCTGGTTATGAAGAAGATCTCCGCAACTTAACACCAAAAGATGTCCAGCAGTTTTTTGAGACACACTATGTAGCTAGCAATTTAACCATCGCCATTGTCGGAGATGTCAACCCGGCTGAGGTAAAAAAACTGGCACAAAATTACTTTGGACGCTATAAGTCCAAACAAAAAACAGTTTCCCCAATTCCGACGGAACCACCACAGACACAAATGCGGGAAGTGACCTTGCATTTACCATCTCAACCATTGTACTTGGAAGGTTATCACCGTCCGGCGCTGAATCATCCAGATGATGCTGTTTATGACATCATTGGTGATTTATTATGCTGTGGGCGTACGTCGCGATTGTATAAGTCTTTGGTAGAACAGCAGCAGTTGGCATCAGATTTAGCTGGTGCTAGTAGTACGCCAGGCAACAAATACCCGAATTTGATAGTTTTATCAGCCGCTACGACTTCCGGTCACACAGTCGATGAGTTGGCAGCAGTTCTGCACAAGGAAATAGACAAATTAAAAACTGAGCCTGTTGCAGTGACTGAGTTACAACGTGTGAAACACCAAGTAAGAGCGAATTTATTAGCTAGCCTCAAATCCAATATGGCGATGGCTGAGCAATTGTCGGCATATGAGGTAAAAACTGGCTCTTGGCAGAATTTGTTTAAGTATTTAGATGAAATTGCAGTAGTAACTCCTGCTGATATTGAGCGAGTGGCAAAGACAACTTTTACGCCCGAAAATCGCACAGTTGGTAAGCTGTTGTCGCCAGAGGGGTGA